One Sulfurimonas sp. DNA segment encodes these proteins:
- a CDS encoding substrate-binding domain-containing protein, protein MLLNKIYSKLLFLLLVCTSLYSQDIKTIAFAQDTLANDYRKAQVMEAKEAAEKHSNINFVYSNANGRTALLIAQIDRFIKQKVDVLIVGTNDADAVVPVIKKAHDSGIIVIILDRGINGDDYTTFINSDNIKIGSIGAKYIAKRLKGKGKVLLFEGLQKADVTQLRSKGFMDEISKHKGIEVIKRTGNYLRRDAIVEMEKLLSDGIKVDAIFSESDSMVSGARSALLRHKIDPASIITVGCDYTSEAREAIRKGTQTGSVLFPLGGDDSIDVAIKVMSGKKVKKHIVIPVKLVTKDNVEIVKPVF, encoded by the coding sequence ATGTTATTGAACAAAATCTATTCGAAACTCTTATTTCTTCTTTTAGTTTGTACTTCACTGTATTCTCAAGATATTAAAACAATAGCTTTTGCTCAAGATACTCTAGCAAATGACTATAGAAAAGCACAAGTGATGGAAGCAAAAGAGGCTGCTGAAAAACACAGCAACATAAACTTCGTATATAGTAATGCAAATGGCAGAACAGCTCTATTAATTGCTCAAATAGATCGTTTTATAAAGCAAAAAGTGGATGTGCTTATAGTTGGAACTAACGATGCAGACGCAGTAGTTCCTGTTATTAAAAAAGCACATGATAGTGGAATAATAGTTATCATTTTAGACAGGGGAATAAATGGAGATGATTATACAACTTTTATAAATTCAGACAATATAAAAATAGGCTCTATAGGAGCTAAGTATATTGCTAAAAGATTGAAAGGGAAGGGTAAGGTTTTACTTTTTGAAGGTCTCCAAAAAGCAGATGTAACACAGTTGCGTTCCAAAGGTTTTATGGATGAAATATCTAAGCATAAAGGTATTGAAGTTATAAAAAGAACAGGAAACTATCTAAGAAGAGATGCAATTGTAGAGATGGAAAAACTTTTATCTGATGGCATCAAGGTAGATGCAATTTTTTCTGAGAGCGATAGTATGGTTAGCGGTGCAAGATCAGCATTACTTAGACATAAAATTGATCCGGCATCTATAATAACAGTTGGATGTGATTACACAAGTGAAGCTAGAGAAGCTATAAGAAAAGGTACACAGACAGGTTCAGTTCTTTTCCCACTTGGTGGAGATGATTCTATAGATGTGGCAATTAAAGTTATGTCTGGAAAGAAAGTGAAAAAACATATAGTTATTCCTGTTAAACTTGTTACAAAAGATAACGTAGAGATTGTAAAGCCAGTTTTTTAA
- a CDS encoding putative bifunctional diguanylate cyclase/phosphodiesterase: MKNNYLENTKVQMKHGYERLHSDIIDIENELKRSVEQIRSDKYMISSISLVNNYQDKQNYNSILLDEEKKIIANMLLNKVKLSLNNDIAIYDKNGDLISYVIKKDEVYKMYFISYDENASMVLYEKNDTDNEYKKTKLKEYKLMPFHHVAFYKVKDVQEKSTVTYHVANNELYLKSHYSVHNNGSKNLHSHMEISYKIGEKYLKKISNDIKIDVSFVDNIDQSKGHNLLGALDFNNIPVEQTQDSFYSIFKIKTDSDDERYVHLMLKLDKDMLQKALTESRFQFLIIMLIVAVVSITVLQMIFRKRLFKPLEKVMCQINKIENRDYTPSSTVNTHDELGLISKNINNLATTINKRESELLESKKNLTFLSEHDSLTSLPNRRLFIDRLHHALYHAKRDKTMLAVAFLDLDQFKQVNDTLGHDIGDTLLQAVANRLKTLMRSVDTVARIGGDEFNILFEGIKHKNDLEVIMTKLVGAFQLPFDCNGHEISSTASIGISVYPDDGDDTMVLLKNADLAMYKTKNEGRNSFSFFTNELSSYIENRTTMLNALKNAIKDYEEFSVVYQPKVSIETGKVAGVEALVRWNSSSMGAIRPDQFISLAEESHMIIPLGEWIARKACEDFMNLQKEGFDIGHLSINISSIQLLYSDMLSTIKNVMQTTGIEAKKLEIEITESYIATDEKSTLEMLNKFRDMGIFLAIDDFGTGYSSLSYIQQLPVTRLKIDKSFVDELPHSSKSVGVAKAIIALAKTFNIQLTAEGVENEKQKEFLRENGCDEIQGYFYSKPLSIDDLKKYLL, translated from the coding sequence TTGAAAAATAATTATCTTGAAAATACAAAAGTTCAGATGAAACACGGTTATGAAAGACTCCATTCAGATATTATAGATATAGAAAATGAACTAAAAAGAAGTGTAGAACAGATTCGTTCAGATAAGTATATGATCAGCTCTATAAGCCTTGTCAATAACTATCAGGATAAACAAAACTACAATTCGATTCTTCTTGATGAGGAAAAAAAAATAATAGCAAATATGTTGCTTAATAAAGTGAAACTGTCTTTAAACAATGATATAGCTATATATGATAAAAACGGTGATCTTATATCTTATGTAATAAAAAAAGATGAAGTCTACAAAATGTATTTTATTTCTTATGATGAAAATGCTAGTATGGTTTTATACGAAAAAAATGATACGGACAATGAATATAAAAAGACAAAACTAAAAGAGTATAAGCTGATGCCGTTTCATCACGTTGCTTTTTATAAGGTAAAAGACGTACAAGAAAAAAGTACAGTTACCTATCATGTTGCTAACAATGAGTTATATTTAAAATCACACTATTCAGTTCATAATAACGGTTCTAAAAATCTACATTCTCATATGGAGATCTCTTACAAAATAGGAGAGAAATATCTAAAGAAAATTTCGAACGATATTAAAATTGATGTCTCATTTGTTGATAATATAGACCAATCAAAAGGTCATAATCTATTAGGTGCTTTAGATTTTAACAACATACCTGTAGAGCAAACACAAGACAGCTTTTATTCAATTTTTAAGATAAAAACAGATTCAGACGATGAGAGATATGTCCATTTGATGTTAAAGCTAGATAAAGATATGCTGCAAAAAGCTTTAACAGAGAGTCGTTTTCAATTTTTAATTATTATGTTGATAGTTGCTGTTGTATCTATTACTGTTTTACAGATGATCTTTAGAAAACGTTTATTTAAACCTTTAGAGAAGGTTATGTGTCAAATAAATAAAATTGAAAACAGGGACTATACACCTTCATCAACTGTAAATACACATGATGAGTTAGGGCTTATTTCAAAAAATATAAATAATTTAGCTACAACGATCAACAAAAGAGAATCTGAACTATTAGAATCTAAAAAAAATCTTACATTTCTTTCTGAACATGACTCATTAACATCTTTACCTAACCGTAGACTGTTCATAGACAGACTCCATCATGCTCTGTATCATGCAAAAAGAGACAAAACAATGTTAGCAGTAGCTTTTTTAGATCTTGATCAGTTTAAACAAGTCAATGATACTTTAGGGCATGACATAGGTGATACTCTTTTACAAGCAGTAGCAAACAGGTTAAAAACTTTAATGCGTTCCGTTGATACTGTTGCAAGAATAGGTGGTGATGAATTTAATATTCTATTTGAAGGGATTAAACATAAAAATGACCTTGAAGTTATAATGACAAAGCTTGTCGGAGCTTTTCAGTTACCATTTGATTGTAACGGACATGAAATAAGTTCTACAGCAAGTATAGGTATATCTGTCTACCCTGATGATGGAGATGATACTATGGTTTTACTTAAAAATGCTGACTTAGCTATGTATAAAACAAAAAATGAAGGAAGAAATAGTTTTAGCTTTTTTACAAATGAACTATCAAGCTATATAGAAAACAGAACAACTATGCTGAATGCACTAAAAAATGCGATAAAAGATTATGAAGAGTTTTCTGTTGTTTATCAGCCTAAAGTATCTATTGAGACTGGTAAAGTTGCAGGTGTAGAAGCGTTGGTAAGATGGAACAGTTCTTCAATGGGGGCTATAAGACCTGATCAATTTATATCTTTAGCTGAAGAGAGTCATATGATAATACCTCTTGGAGAATGGATAGCAAGAAAGGCATGCGAAGATTTTATGAATCTTCAAAAAGAAGGTTTTGATATAGGACATTTGAGTATTAATATTTCAAGTATTCAACTTCTATACAGTGATATGCTCTCTACTATAAAAAATGTTATGCAAACAACAGGTATAGAGGCTAAAAAACTTGAGATAGAGATTACTGAAAGTTATATTGCTACTGATGAAAAAAGCACTTTGGAAATGTTGAACAAATTTAGGGATATGGGTATATTCTTGGCTATTGATGATTTTGGTACAGGGTATTCATCATTAAGTTATATACAACAACTGCCTGTAACACGTTTAAAAATAGATAAATCTTTTGTAGATGAACTTCCTCATTCATCAAAAAGCGTAGGCGTTGCTAAAGCTATTATTGCTCTTGCAAAAACGTTTAATATACAGCTGACTGCCGAAGGTGTTGAGAATGAAAAACAAAAAGAGTTCTTAAGAGAAAACGGCTGTGATGAGATACAGGGCTACTTTTACTCAAAACCTCTCAGTATAGATGATTTAAAAAAATACTTACTTTAG
- a CDS encoding 2OG-Fe(II) oxygenase: MNNYITLYENTLSQKDCQNLIDKFEKHHNLHEQEHISSPDGWHMQFTQIKLANHKEFEKENQQLRSLFLQAIAAYKIEHNIKEYQWPTKFNLETIRMKRYLPDSNERFDEHVEVTNLETARRFLVSFIYLNDEYEGGETEFPQFQIAVKPKQGNMVLFPAMWNWLHKGNPVKKKPKYIVGTMMHYV, encoded by the coding sequence ATGAATAACTACATTACTCTCTATGAAAACACACTCTCACAAAAAGACTGTCAAAACCTAATTGACAAGTTTGAAAAACATCACAACTTACATGAACAAGAACATATATCGTCTCCTGATGGCTGGCATATGCAATTTACCCAAATAAAACTAGCAAACCATAAAGAGTTTGAAAAAGAAAACCAGCAACTACGATCACTTTTTTTACAAGCTATAGCTGCTTATAAAATAGAGCATAACATAAAAGAATATCAATGGCCTACAAAGTTTAACTTAGAAACTATAAGAATGAAACGCTACTTGCCAGATAGTAATGAAAGGTTTGATGAACATGTAGAGGTAACGAACTTAGAAACTGCTAGACGATTTTTAGTTTCTTTTATATACCTAAACGATGAGTATGAAGGTGGAGAAACTGAATTTCCTCAGTTTCAAATAGCTGTAAAACCAAAACAAGGCAATATGGTACTTTTTCCTGCTATGTGGAACTGGTTACATAAAGGTAACCCTGTTAAGAAAAAACCTAAATACATTGTAGGGACTATGATGCATTATGTGTGA